AATCTGTGTTCTGTGGATGGTACATGAGACCCCTTCATTGTGAATATTCAATATTAAAAACTGAGCTATGTTGGATAGTTGTGATTGCACCCAAGGGTCATATCATATATTTCTGTTCCCTGGTTCAAAGAGTGTAACTCTCAAAATCAGACTCGCAGCATAAATGTGCATATTCATAACCACAACGTTAACTTTCCACAAAGATTCCCTAGTTTTCCCCTTAAAATTGACTGTTTCTGCGAACCTCCCTGGTTGTAAACTTCTTTACTGATGACCTGATCCGGCTCCATTGCAGTAAgctgagtctttccattgacttccagggtGGTCACcttttagtcttaaaggtgccacaggaccctctgttgctttttaattctTTGAGACCTTTGCCTGTCACAGAGACCTCTCTCCTCTCAATCATTTGCTTGCCCTTATCATTCATCAGCATTCTCACCATGCTGTGACTGCAGCAGTAGATATGCAAAGGCCTGGCAGCTTTTTTCAGTATCTTGAACTTTTCTCACAGTGCTGAGAAATACACAACTgactaaataaaataattgaCAACATTTCAAGAGTCAAAACAAGgtggaaaatatttccttttgtctaCCAAGAGAGGACACCCCAAGTTctttgaaacagaaaataaacctTAAGCCTTTAAGTGTTCAAATGAAACATTGGCTTGCCCCAggaaagcattttttttctgataCGGCCTCTAAATACCTGTTCCCTGGCAAGTTCATCCTTCTTCCCAGGCAAGACCTGGATATATGCTGTGAAAGAGCAAGCCCTTTCCCCCCTACTCCCTCCTTGGAGAATACATCTTCTTTCTAGCCATACTAACCTTTGACATTGTCTACAGCATAACAACATTCTCTCCATAAAAGCTTTCTGGAGAACTTCTTCCTCTAAAGCAGAGAATTACTCTTATTGCACCATCAAAAATGAGGGTCATCTTTCTCACACCGCTTCTCAAACCCACTGACCTCCCCACCTCTCTATTCTTGGGATGTTAGATTTTGTTAAATTTTAGATGAAAAGAAATTAAAGACAATTGTATGAGATTAGCAGCATTTTAAGGTTTAAACCATTGTTATTGCTACAGCTCTCTCCCTACAGCAGCACTGTCAcgcatccatcacactgtcaCATATCCACTCAGTGTACAATTGACAGGGAACAAGATGGAAATAGTCCATCAATCTAATGTCACAGCTGTAATAAGAGTGTACAGAAAACCTATAAATACTGGTTATaccctcagctccagctccagtgtgCTGATTGGTGTAAAGGGTCTACGGAGTTACAAAGAGGAGTGTGTCATATGGAAAAATTGCCATTGGAGTCATTTTGCAAGTACTAAATCTTGCCATTTACAGCCTATCAAAACTGAAAAGAAAGTGaagaaaacacacacagactataaaaatatttttgcagttcATATATGCAAAGAGCAGACATTTTATGAATGGGACTGTATCTATctattgttaaaaaaaagttgttgcACACAAATATACAAAGATAAATGTCCAGTTTCTCAAGATGCAAAGCGCCCAGTTAAATAGTCAAAGTAGTTCATGGAAGGTGAATCCATTATCCTTGGCAACAAGTACAAACTTTTGTATGTATTCCTCCTGCGCACCATATTATACATAGACACCACTTAGTAAAAACTAAAGCAACTGAAAGCAGGAAAACGAAGTATGAGCATAGAATTCTATTAAAAGAATGCAAAGCTATCAAGGCTCTGGAGTACGGTAAAGAAAGGACTTCAAGATTCCAGAATAAGGAACACGAAACATGCAAATCTGTTTTTATAGTTCACAGCACACAATTGAAGTGTAAATTCATTAAATTGGAATGTGTGCTGCATGCAGTGTTTACAAATGAGACGcatgcaaaaaataaaagcacaaataTGATACACATTAGTGTTTATTTCCATAATGGCAAGAAAAAATATAAACACAAGTTAAACACAGGACATCGTTAAATCAATAGATGATATCAACAAGCAGGAGGAACAGACAAGGACTGAATATGAAGGTGAAGGAAAATAAATAGATGCCCAGGGAGGCTAAACTTTATCTATGAATAATGAATGGAGAAATAATCCATCCAGTATCTCATATTTACAAGTTGccctttctaaaaatatatacagATGTCAGATTGTAagaattttaaatacataataGAAAGTCTGATTCAAAGCCAATTCAGGTGAAAGGGGAGTCTCTTATTCATGATTTCAACAGTTTGGGATAGGCCCATATCAGCCTATTCCATCACATGAAGGAAACAGTCAGTATATCATCTCACTCATTTGCCTGAGTGAAAATTAAAGAATAAATTTGCCAAACACCTTGACAGATTACATAATTTTACTCTTTATTAGACTTaaactgaaacttttaaaaaattgtttatttcttatttagtTTTCGTGTTTGGCCTTTCGTTCTTTAATTCACCACAAAAAAAGGGTTTACACTGCAGTTTAACTTCCTTTGTTTAGGCCAACATTGCCCATAATCCTCTCTCGCTGCCCACTTAGAGAATTTTCAAAAATCATTGGAGAAATAGTTTTGTTTATGAAATCATAATCAGATGTTTGTGGTGACCCAGCACAGGAGTGTTGACAGATGTGCCTCAGCCCTTTGGGTCACACGATAATGGTTTGAGTTAGCAAATTTTACTTTGGTGAGGTCACGGATCTTTCCAGCATCAAACAAGAGTGAGCAATTTGGGTAATGAGGAGCAGCAGGAAAGGCAATATGAGAGGATGGgaggaaaaattatttttttagggtgtttttttttttttattcagtagCATTTAACTGTTTTAGGAAACAAGTTTCTTTGCTTCCTGATTTTTAAATAGCAAAGAtcaacattattatttttatgcaGTCACTGGGACTGTGCTGGTCACGGGGTGTGCTGTACAGCTGATGCTTGAGAAATGCTGCAACATGGAATCTGGGATAACCTTTGCTCCAAGTGGAACAGTGCTACTTTTCTGATAAACACAAAGGGGCAGCCACCAACCTGAACAGCCACTGGGCAGATGCATGAGTCCTTGAACATCCCAACAGGCCCAGAGGCCAAGGGAAAAtattgttgtgtatttggttgtcgtagtaatagaatcttgttgttgctatggcaactgagttagattattaggggatagcccagccggTTTTGGCTGATTgttggttagttcagtgtgtggcaataaatggctgctttacAAGGTCTACAGCTCTCTGcgtctcaagtgatttcttcctaaaactgctgCCCCCAAGGATACAACAACATGGCGACGAGGATGGGAtccctgtgctgccccagcaacagaagaAGGTAGACGTCaaggttaaaaaaaccacaccaaaaataaaatacaatcttTTTGCTTTTGGAAGGGGGTGCGAACTGGCTTGTTTGCACTGACGgtgcaaactgaaactaaaaccatGGCTACACTTACGGGGCCGCTGGAACCTTTTAAGGAGACTACAGTGCAATAGCACGTATATATTGAgcgttttgagctttttgttattgcaaatgacattGCAGAAAAGAATAaggtgccaatattcttaagtgttgtaggggctAAGATCTACTCCCTGCTATGCAGCTTACTACACCCTGTTAAGCCTGAGaccaaatcttacagtgacattgtggaaatcctggggtcccatttttttccaaaaccactggtaattgctgaaagatataggttccacaaaagagaccaaaaagaagacaaaacaattgtacaatttgtagcaactttgaaaaagcttgcagaacactgtgaatttaaggaGATGTTAAATGACACCTTACGTGACAGGCTAGtgtgtggcctgcacagtgaagctaTACGGAAGTATCTATTGACAGAGGCTCAGCTTGCCTTACAGAAGGCCATTGACATTGCGGTCTCCAtggaactggctacaaaggagACGCAATACATTGATGCATCCCCGAGCGTGCATAAGGTGTCACAAGAACTTACCCACAAAactgtggggagtcaggaatgttaccGCTGTGGTAAGCCAGGTCACTGtgcatcagaatgctggtgtaCCTGATGTgtcgacactgtggcaaaaagggacatattgagtgtgcctgtaaacaaaagaaaaagaggcctgtggtctggctgaccaaaaaggaaaatctgcataccctagagcagacccaggatgaTCAAGGTGACACTTCATCAGAAGAAGTGCCACTCCACGTTTTGTCTTTGGCATTGGGctcacatgaatactgggtaacccTGTTGTTGGATGGCAAACCTGTACGCATGGAGCTGGACACCGGTGCAGCCATCTTGCTGGTCTCAgagactgtgtataaagaaaagctacagcatcttccgcTTAAGGCAATGAAAACTGTTCTGAAGATGTACACTGGAGAGgctgtgcccatgttgggcactACTGATGTTAAGATGGAACTCTATGTACAGGCTGCcaaattgccactgtttgtggtgaAAGGCAATTACCCAGCCTTAATGAGTAGGTCTTGGCTGAGGAAGGTTCAGATGAACTGGGCAGAAGTGCACCGAATGACTAAAGATTAAACCAGTCTAACTGCTGTACtaaggaaacatgctgctgtttttggagaggatctgggaagtatgaagggaatcaccgtgacattgaacattaaacctggcagtcaaccaaaatatctgaaagctAGAACTGTGCCATATGCCCTCAGGCCAAAGGTTGAAGCAGACCTGGAGCACCTGGTCACAAATGAAGTCctaataccagttacccatagcTCATGGGCAACTCCAATCATTCCAATAGTGAAGAAAAATGGCTCCCTCCGGATTTGCAGAGATTTTAAAGTCATGGTCAACCCGgtgttgtgtgcagagcaatacccACTTCCCCGCATCAATGACCTCTTtgcgggcctggctgggggacaaaagttcagtaagattgatctgagtcaagcatATTTACAGATGCATGTtgatgaaaagtcccaagagctgTTGACTACTGTGATGCATAAAGGGCTTTATCAATACTGTCGCCTACCCTTCGG
Above is a window of Emys orbicularis isolate rEmyOrb1 chromosome 8, rEmyOrb1.hap1, whole genome shotgun sequence DNA encoding:
- the LOC135882417 gene encoding uncharacterized protein K02A2.6-like, whose product is MKGITVTLNIKPGSQPKYLKARTVPYALRPKVEADLEHLVTNEVLIPVTHSSWATPIIPIVKKNGSLRICRDFKVMVNPVLCAEQYPLPRINDLFAGLAGGQKFSKIDLSQAYLQMHVDEKSQELLTTVMHKGLYQYCRLPFGIMSAPTLFQKAMDQILCGLPGVLCILVTGTNEEDHLKNLEATLQRLEEYCLQVLKDKCEFFQPSLEYLGHIIDATGLRKAPEKVKAIVEAPPPQNVSQLCSFLGLLNYYGKFISQLATLLKPLHELLGQNKAWK